A region from the Rheinheimera mangrovi genome encodes:
- a CDS encoding DUF4097 family beta strand repeat-containing protein, giving the protein MKQQLILGLALSVFCQSLWAAESVNENVQVANNEKIYIETMRGEVEIVASGQGRFKVSGTLDEKAEGYDLESKNGFTSFKVKMPRMRNYGNWDDQEKEGSRLKIEVPSGAQLEFQGVNANVRVTGVEGSTKISTVNGSVYGEKLQKFIQLETVNGEITSVNNNGRISLNTVNGEIEDAGSQGRLTIETVNGSIDSKSSASEVAVSLVNGDADLELNNVQQLTMSSVNGSLDVGLKGSKSPRVEVSTVSGSAELKLEKDISAKFNLVANAGGSIKNELTSQKAEKAKYGPRRSLEFSTGNGDGSIEMSTVSGSLKLETH; this is encoded by the coding sequence ATGAAACAACAACTTATTCTAGGCCTTGCCTTGTCTGTATTCTGTCAGTCTTTATGGGCTGCTGAATCGGTCAATGAAAATGTACAGGTGGCCAACAACGAAAAAATTTACATCGAAACTATGCGTGGAGAAGTGGAGATTGTTGCCAGTGGGCAGGGGCGCTTTAAAGTTTCTGGCACTTTAGATGAAAAAGCCGAAGGTTATGATCTTGAATCTAAAAATGGATTTACCAGCTTTAAAGTCAAAATGCCCCGTATGCGCAACTACGGCAATTGGGACGATCAGGAGAAAGAAGGTTCACGTTTGAAAATTGAAGTCCCCTCAGGCGCACAACTGGAGTTTCAGGGGGTGAATGCCAACGTTCGCGTGACTGGTGTGGAGGGGAGTACCAAAATCAGCACGGTGAACGGCTCAGTCTATGGCGAAAAATTACAAAAATTTATTCAACTGGAAACTGTGAACGGAGAAATCACCAGTGTGAACAACAATGGTCGTATCAGTCTGAATACGGTCAATGGTGAAATCGAAGACGCTGGTTCACAAGGCCGGCTTACTATTGAGACGGTGAATGGCAGTATTGACAGCAAATCTTCAGCGTCTGAAGTTGCTGTGTCACTGGTCAATGGTGATGCTGATTTGGAACTGAACAATGTACAACAACTGACCATGAGCTCTGTGAATGGCTCATTAGATGTTGGACTGAAAGGCAGTAAATCGCCCAGAGTGGAAGTCAGTACCGTCAGTGGCAGCGCTGAGCTGAAGCTGGAAAAAGATATTAGTGCCAAATTTAATTTGGTGGCTAATGCTGGCGGTTCTATAAAAAATGAGCTGACCAGTCAGAAAGCTGAAAAAGCAAAATATGGCCCACGTCGTAGCCTTGAATTTAGTACAGGCAATGGTGACGGTAGTATAGAGATGAGCACAGTCAGTGGTTCATTGAAGCTGGAAACACACTAA
- a CDS encoding pseudouridine synthase, protein MKIRLAKYLADHGLCSRRAASRLIDEGRVLVNYRPANHIDHVDADDQILVDQQPFAATTEKHYLLYHKPVGIDCNLNPDKADSLYHLLQQFPMRLFPVGRLDKDSCGLVLLTNDGELAQRLLHPDFYHEKTYQVTVDKTLTTQALKQLASGVSWTVGPHSYQSRPCQVTQLSTDRFEIVLTQGLNRQIRYMCRSQGFKVLHLKRIQLAEFNLADLAEGCFKAVCLPVK, encoded by the coding sequence ATGAAGATTCGTTTAGCCAAATACCTGGCCGACCATGGCCTTTGTTCAAGACGAGCCGCCTCAAGGCTGATTGACGAAGGCCGGGTTTTGGTAAATTACCGCCCCGCTAATCATATTGATCATGTAGATGCTGACGACCAAATTCTGGTCGATCAGCAACCTTTTGCTGCTACCACCGAAAAACATTATCTGCTGTACCACAAGCCTGTGGGTATAGACTGTAACCTCAATCCGGATAAAGCCGACAGCCTGTACCATTTGCTGCAACAATTCCCTATGCGGCTGTTTCCGGTCGGACGGCTGGATAAAGACTCTTGTGGTTTAGTGCTGCTGACCAATGATGGCGAGCTGGCACAGCGTTTGTTGCACCCTGATTTTTACCATGAAAAAACCTATCAGGTGACGGTAGATAAAACACTGACGACTCAGGCTTTGAAGCAACTGGCATCCGGTGTCAGTTGGACTGTTGGCCCTCATAGCTATCAATCCCGTCCTTGTCAGGTGACCCAACTTAGCACCGATCGTTTTGAAATTGTGCTGACCCAGGGCTTAAACCGACAAATCCGCTATATGTGCCGCAGTCAGGGCTTTAAAGTGCTGCACCTCAAACGTATTCAATTGGCGGAGTTTAATCTCGCTGATTTAGCTGAAGGTTGTTTTAAAGCTGTTTGCCTGCCGGTTAAATAA
- a CDS encoding RNA polymerase sigma factor encodes MLRSDFPEQCVPEQSVRAMDELVSLSQQGDRAAFRQLYQQHSGRVYAVCVRLLADRSKAEDACQEVFVKVWQQLTLFRGDSSFSTWLHSIATRTAIDLWRQDKLLRLATEELPEIAGAELGQSRELEQLILRLPHQARAVFVLFALEGYQHQEIAELLGIAEGSSKSQYHRARQLLREWLDEN; translated from the coding sequence ATGTTAAGGTCTGACTTTCCAGAACAATGCGTGCCAGAGCAAAGTGTACGAGCCATGGATGAGCTGGTGTCTTTATCACAGCAGGGCGATCGTGCAGCGTTCAGGCAGCTCTATCAGCAACATTCTGGCCGGGTTTATGCGGTCTGCGTACGTTTGCTTGCCGATCGCAGCAAAGCTGAAGATGCTTGTCAGGAAGTGTTTGTGAAGGTGTGGCAACAATTAACCTTGTTTCGGGGTGACAGCAGTTTCAGCACCTGGCTGCATAGCATTGCCACCCGCACCGCCATCGATTTATGGCGTCAGGATAAGTTGCTTAGGTTGGCTACCGAAGAACTGCCCGAAATAGCAGGAGCAGAATTAGGCCAGAGCCGCGAATTAGAGCAGTTGATTTTACGCTTGCCCCATCAGGCAAGAGCTGTGTTTGTACTGTTTGCTTTAGAAGGCTATCAGCATCAGGAAATTGCAGAATTGCTTGGCATAGCCGAAGGCAGTTCGAAATCGCAGTACCACAGAGCACGGCAGTTATTACGGGAGTGGTTAGATGAAAACTGA
- a CDS encoding DUF4397 domain-containing protein codes for MNMIQRASRLALPLFSLIALAACGGSSGDKAEEGFNQGYVQFYNGAANSANSAFTVNDQAVGSAIFGDASNMLAIEPGTYKYQLKNATSTALIKEADITLNKGEKTLLLMAGDATNPSILTLTHKREEKFDDEFRIFVANLSANYDKVDVYTAAETDDFSKATLLESVSAKEITKTGKMLKRGKYKLFITTAGSKTPFFEAAAYNFQYTTSYVMVVRDKLGPMVNQVSLDIVGNSTTVEALEHRLAKGQVRIYNSLDNQQGQIAINNLPVADLVQDTLTDYIQLDKNDYSIAVLDQNNQLLLNNVLLTINAGQSKSVLLFRDAEQKVGLVSFTEKNLPQIHEHEINVANLVPDFKNLHFYFVRQNETIESAKFHVKALDFKKYATLVLPKDLYSISLVQVAENGTISLLDKTDMLQLEAGKNYILAAEPSTVAPSGYKITLVK; via the coding sequence ATGAACATGATACAGCGTGCCAGTCGTCTGGCTTTGCCTTTGTTTTCGCTGATCGCCTTGGCAGCCTGCGGTGGCAGCTCAGGGGATAAAGCAGAAGAAGGGTTTAATCAGGGGTACGTGCAGTTTTACAATGGTGCTGCCAATAGTGCGAACAGTGCTTTTACAGTCAATGATCAGGCCGTTGGCTCAGCTATTTTTGGTGACGCTTCTAATATGCTGGCTATTGAGCCAGGCACTTACAAATATCAGCTAAAAAATGCAACCAGCACAGCCCTGATTAAAGAGGCTGATATCACGCTGAACAAAGGCGAAAAAACGCTGTTGTTAATGGCGGGTGACGCGACTAATCCAAGCATTTTAACTTTAACTCACAAGCGTGAAGAGAAGTTTGATGATGAGTTCCGTATTTTTGTTGCTAACTTATCAGCAAACTACGACAAAGTAGATGTTTACACCGCTGCCGAAACTGATGATTTCAGCAAAGCAACCTTGTTAGAGTCCGTTTCTGCTAAAGAAATTACCAAAACAGGCAAAATGCTGAAGCGTGGTAAGTACAAATTGTTCATCACCACTGCGGGTAGCAAAACGCCATTTTTTGAAGCTGCTGCTTATAACTTCCAGTACACCACCAGCTATGTCATGGTGGTTCGCGATAAGTTAGGCCCTATGGTCAATCAGGTTTCTCTGGATATAGTAGGTAACTCGACCACAGTGGAAGCTTTAGAACACCGTTTAGCTAAAGGCCAGGTTCGTATCTACAACAGTCTGGACAATCAGCAAGGTCAGATTGCTATCAATAATTTACCAGTTGCAGATTTAGTGCAGGATACACTGACGGATTACATCCAATTAGACAAAAACGACTACAGCATCGCTGTACTTGATCAAAATAACCAGCTGTTGTTAAACAACGTACTGTTGACCATCAACGCAGGTCAAAGCAAGTCAGTGCTGTTATTCCGTGATGCTGAACAAAAAGTAGGTTTAGTCAGCTTCACTGAAAAAAATCTGCCACAAATCCACGAACATGAAATTAACGTGGCCAACCTGGTCCCTGATTTCAAAAATCTGCACTTCTATTTTGTTCGTCAAAACGAAACTATTGAAAGTGCTAAATTCCATGTGAAAGCGCTGGATTTCAAAAAGTACGCTACGTTAGTGCTACCAAAAGACTTGTACTCAATTTCTCTGGTACAAGTAGCTGAAAATGGCACTATCAGCTTGTTAGACAAAACTGACATGCTGCAACTGGAAGCTGGTAAAAACTATATTCTGGCGGCTGAGCCATCCACTGTTGCACCAAGTGGTTATAAAATCACCCTGGTAAAATAG
- a CDS encoding MFS transporter, whose translation MIDKNTPAFYAASFALCLAAVFVFANLHMLQPLLPLLSREFQLTPLQTSWSYAIGTLALGLSLLVYGALSDSYGRRTLLLWSLGGMALSTLALTQVESYHSLLLLRALQGFCLGGLPAIAIAYMGEEFSKTAMVVAVGYYISANSLGGISGRLLSGWFAEINHWQWVFWPMGLGSALCTYLVWRYLPKSSYFQKQPFQLKQAMSDNWFHLRQKTLLLTYMIGGLNFFIFLNQYTFVAFRLSDSPYLLSSGWIGLLFITYLTGTVGSALSGKVGQRIHPALGMALGIAIMMLGTALTVFNALPLIVFGFFISAFGFFLCHSLASSWVNQQAVKAKASASALYLVFYYLGASSGGLYLSPFWQQWGWNGVVAGSLLMFMLTLVFSLWLKHSAAKAP comes from the coding sequence ATGATTGATAAAAACACCCCTGCATTTTATGCCGCCAGTTTTGCGCTTTGTCTGGCTGCTGTTTTTGTGTTTGCCAACCTGCATATGTTGCAGCCTTTATTGCCGCTGCTAAGCCGTGAATTTCAACTGACACCCCTGCAAACCAGCTGGAGTTATGCCATAGGCACGCTGGCACTGGGCTTGTCTTTACTGGTGTATGGTGCCTTGTCGGATTCTTACGGGCGTCGCACTTTATTGCTCTGGAGCCTGGGCGGTATGGCGCTGAGCACATTGGCGCTGACTCAGGTCGAATCCTATCACTCACTTTTGCTACTGCGTGCTTTGCAGGGCTTTTGTTTAGGTGGTCTGCCCGCTATTGCCATCGCTTATATGGGCGAAGAATTCAGTAAAACGGCCATGGTGGTGGCTGTGGGTTATTACATCAGTGCCAATTCGTTGGGGGGCATCAGCGGGCGTTTGTTGTCAGGCTGGTTTGCAGAAATTAATCACTGGCAATGGGTGTTCTGGCCTATGGGGTTGGGTAGTGCGCTTTGCACTTATCTGGTCTGGCGTTATTTGCCTAAATCCAGCTATTTTCAAAAACAGCCGTTTCAGCTCAAACAAGCCATGTCAGATAACTGGTTCCATTTACGCCAGAAAACTTTGTTGCTGACCTATATGATCGGCGGCCTTAACTTTTTTATCTTTTTAAATCAGTACACTTTTGTCGCTTTCCGCTTGTCTGATAGCCCATATTTATTGTCCAGCGGTTGGATAGGTCTGTTATTTATTACCTATTTAACCGGTACTGTAGGATCGGCTTTATCTGGCAAAGTAGGGCAGCGAATTCATCCTGCGTTGGGCATGGCGCTGGGGATTGCTATTATGATGCTCGGTACAGCCTTGACCGTTTTTAATGCCTTGCCTTTGATTGTGTTTGGTTTTTTTATCAGTGCCTTTGGCTTTTTTCTTTGCCATTCTCTGGCCAGCAGTTGGGTTAATCAACAGGCGGTCAAAGCCAAAGCCAGTGCCAGCGCTTTGTATCTGGTGTTTTATTATCTGGGTGCTAGTTCTGGTGGTTTGTATTTATCGCCATTCTGGCAGCAGTGGGGCTGGAATGGGGTCGTAGCAGGCTCCTTGCTGATGTTTATGCTGACCTTAGTTTTCAGTCTGTGGCTAAAACACAGCGCAGCAAAAGCGCCGTGA
- the yegD gene encoding molecular chaperone, producing MSAPYLAVDFGTSNCAAGFMLDQQPHLLALEQDGSRYLSSALYIERQRDPEDEDAYLSASLTRLLAQNSTVLVGKAAHERYSMDPLGGVFIRSPKSMLGSRLTPAQTEIYTQVATLLLGRIKQGAEQKLGHQVERVLIGRPIHFQGIDLALGDERALAILNQAASRVGFKEVDFAYEPVAAAIEYERHLTREQLVLVVDIGGGTSDISLIRLGPEHSQTFDRSRDLLGHSGKRIGGVDMDIKLTIYGLMKLFGRQSLALDGKPLPGALFSDAVNIIDIHAQERFYAEKTYDELLDLKDLAAEPQLLNRFVQVYQQHLSYYLNQKAEQAKIGLTEHAAVDVVLDRIDQGLLQNLSQQQLMDALYQELSGISKLIQQCLQSAGAKPDSIFVTGGASAVPGVQQMLQQLLPDVPVIRGDQFGSVAMGLSKLASLRFG from the coding sequence ATGTCTGCTCCATATCTTGCTGTTGATTTTGGTACGTCCAACTGTGCCGCTGGTTTTATGCTGGACCAACAGCCACATTTATTAGCTTTGGAGCAGGACGGCAGCCGTTATTTAAGCTCGGCTTTGTATATAGAGCGCCAGCGTGATCCGGAAGATGAAGATGCTTACCTTTCAGCTAGTCTGACCCGTTTATTAGCACAAAACAGCACAGTGCTGGTCGGTAAAGCCGCACACGAACGTTACAGCATGGATCCCTTAGGTGGTGTGTTTATCCGTTCACCGAAGTCGATGCTCGGCAGCCGTTTGACGCCAGCTCAAACTGAAATTTATACGCAGGTAGCCACTTTATTGTTAGGCCGGATCAAACAAGGTGCAGAGCAGAAATTAGGTCATCAGGTTGAAAGGGTATTGATTGGCCGCCCTATCCATTTTCAGGGCATAGATTTAGCCTTAGGTGATGAACGGGCTTTGGCCATTTTAAATCAGGCAGCTAGCCGGGTAGGTTTTAAAGAAGTGGATTTTGCCTATGAGCCGGTAGCAGCAGCTATTGAGTACGAAAGGCATTTAACCCGGGAGCAACTGGTGCTGGTGGTGGATATTGGTGGTGGTACCAGCGATATCAGCTTGATCCGGTTAGGGCCAGAGCATAGCCAAACCTTTGACCGCAGCAGAGACCTGTTAGGCCACAGCGGTAAACGTATTGGTGGTGTGGATATGGATATCAAACTGACGATTTATGGTTTGATGAAACTTTTTGGCCGCCAGAGTCTGGCGCTGGATGGAAAACCTTTGCCCGGTGCTTTGTTCAGTGATGCAGTCAATATTATCGACATTCATGCCCAGGAGCGGTTTTACGCTGAGAAAACCTACGATGAACTGCTGGATTTAAAAGATCTAGCGGCTGAACCACAACTTTTAAACCGCTTTGTGCAGGTATACCAGCAACATTTAAGTTATTACCTGAATCAAAAAGCTGAGCAAGCTAAAATCGGCCTGACCGAACATGCTGCTGTGGATGTAGTACTGGACCGTATTGATCAGGGTCTTTTGCAAAACCTGTCGCAACAACAACTGATGGATGCTTTGTATCAGGAGTTATCCGGCATCAGTAAGCTAATTCAGCAGTGTTTACAAAGTGCTGGCGCAAAACCAGACAGTATTTTTGTTACAGGGGGCGCTTCTGCTGTACCTGGCGTACAACAAATGCTGCAGCAGTTATTGCCTGATGTACCTGTGATCCGCGGCGACCAGTTTGGCTCTGTCGCTATGGGATTAAGTAAACTGGCTTCGCTTCGTTTTGGCTAA
- a CDS encoding ATP-binding cassette domain-containing protein, with the protein MSESSTVLLCRQFQWTHPGLELLHPAIDLQLQNKAQALVGLNGCGKSLFLRCLAAQDSGLAYSGELLWQQPFYYLAQLEPDLNQSISCYLGLDALFDALDRVEAGSLDHTDFDCIGDRWLAKAELRQWLVDLNLPADPALPLKALSGGQLMKLRLAKAFATKQFLLLDEVSNHLDQQARLWLQQQLKQYKAGYLLVSHDVELLSTVDCIYQLSPLGLEKYQGNYQDFLQQSQRLKQQLQQQNDKLKKQQNRQQQQQQLLLEQQEQKHHQAKKNKAHANQAPILLGRKAQQAEQSHGRLQLQVQAQQQELSARRQQLQRQLDCRDLPKLPSVAAVKACSGPVLYCDGLVLPYGSKAPLSFQLDVQQRCVVTGSNGSGKSTLLKILAGFIQPTQGLVQVKQQLWYLDQHLSLLDDFPDAVEAIRTLTMSQQESQIRTCLSGIGLGAERLKLPTRQLSGGERMKLLFLTLALQPYAPFLLLDEPDNHLDFQALAVLKSFLQTYPAGFMLVTHQEAQWQQLGFSALVRLD; encoded by the coding sequence ATGTCTGAATCATCTACTGTGTTGTTATGTCGCCAATTCCAATGGACCCATCCGGGTCTGGAATTATTACACCCAGCTATTGATCTGCAACTTCAGAATAAGGCTCAGGCCTTAGTCGGCTTAAATGGCTGCGGTAAATCGTTATTTTTGCGTTGTTTAGCCGCTCAGGACTCTGGCTTGGCTTACAGTGGTGAATTGCTTTGGCAACAGCCATTTTATTACTTGGCACAGCTAGAGCCGGATCTTAACCAAAGCATCAGCTGTTATCTGGGGTTAGATGCTTTGTTTGACGCTTTAGATCGAGTAGAAGCTGGCAGTCTGGACCACACTGATTTTGATTGCATCGGTGATCGCTGGTTAGCGAAAGCAGAGCTTAGGCAGTGGTTGGTGGATTTAAACTTGCCCGCAGATCCTGCCTTACCACTCAAGGCTTTAAGCGGTGGGCAGTTGATGAAACTGCGGCTGGCGAAGGCTTTTGCAACAAAACAGTTTTTATTGCTCGATGAAGTGTCAAACCATCTGGATCAACAAGCTCGTTTATGGCTTCAGCAGCAGCTAAAGCAGTACAAAGCTGGTTATTTATTGGTGAGCCATGATGTGGAGTTATTGTCGACTGTTGATTGTATTTACCAGTTATCGCCTTTAGGCCTGGAAAAATATCAGGGCAACTACCAGGACTTTTTGCAGCAGAGCCAGAGACTAAAGCAGCAGTTGCAGCAACAAAATGACAAGCTGAAAAAACAGCAAAATCGCCAACAACAGCAGCAACAGCTATTGCTTGAACAACAAGAGCAAAAACATCATCAGGCTAAAAAGAATAAAGCCCATGCCAATCAGGCGCCTATTTTACTGGGCAGAAAAGCTCAGCAGGCTGAACAAAGCCATGGTCGTTTGCAGCTTCAGGTGCAGGCTCAGCAGCAGGAGTTAAGTGCCAGGCGCCAACAGCTGCAACGACAACTGGATTGCCGCGACTTGCCAAAACTACCTTCTGTTGCCGCGGTAAAAGCATGCAGCGGTCCTGTGCTTTATTGTGACGGCTTGGTTTTACCTTATGGCTCAAAAGCGCCTTTATCTTTTCAGCTTGATGTGCAGCAGCGCTGCGTTGTCACTGGAAGCAATGGCAGTGGCAAGTCGACCTTACTTAAAATACTGGCGGGTTTTATTCAGCCAACACAGGGTTTAGTGCAGGTGAAACAACAGCTTTGGTATTTGGATCAGCATTTATCTTTACTGGATGATTTTCCGGACGCTGTAGAGGCGATCAGAACGCTGACGATGTCGCAGCAGGAATCGCAGATCCGAACTTGTTTGTCTGGTATAGGCCTTGGTGCAGAGCGCCTGAAGTTACCAACGCGGCAGCTCAGTGGCGGAGAGCGAATGAAGTTGTTGTTTCTGACTTTGGCATTGCAGCCTTATGCGCCTTTTTTGCTGCTGGATGAGCCGGATAATCATTTGGATTTTCAGGCGTTGGCTGTGCTCAAAAGCTTTTTACAGACTTATCCGGCGGGTTTTATGTTGGTGACTCATCAGGAAGCACAGTGGCAGCAGCTTGGTTTCTCTGCTTTGGTAAGACTGGATTAA
- a CDS encoding esterase/lipase family protein, translated as MQTRLKKISLFLLCLFLLAGCTSPHFLKLLPSTKRALEANQLFSYQYARMQQMDAAELALYCPDLLSLPDETANKSLLQLSCAQFWLSSSHLTNTELQQATTLYNQSLTHFLQLMLPKQKYRHPALRIVLEPPLDETGLPFENFVLASDFQAIKSHHQKIKGTGLGVSLVAARENTGTGWDKNYPPEGIFRSVTVSLKELKFNKDLQIQLTLQGHLMQEATELRFTSASYPLLYDAASSYLWLIQQAKLADLELPGLFNAELADNKLGIYSVTPLQKNKQPLLMIHGLNSSPLIWYELTMAVLQDEELKQRYQIWHAFYPSGPPPFYNSMRLRKKLDELHSMLNAKGDSEVLDQMLVVGHSMGGIISKTLVQNTDFVLWDLSFTERPEQLGYAQQEMEKVKDIFIFNTRPYIDKVVFMDTPHGGSESSESILAKIASWFINLPKNFTLLMSNFILKLGPDKITLPMREYLNGGGGPHSVQVLSPRHPLLQGLNRLTYQRPVYSIVGSDGPLSCQDERSCSQISDGVVPFFSAHQNKAVQEIIVSSRHNSYQSPQALEFLLQVLRQPAGEAKILPLSPDKPDD; from the coding sequence GTGCAAACACGGCTTAAAAAAATCAGCTTGTTTTTGCTCTGCCTGTTTCTGCTTGCCGGCTGTACCAGCCCGCATTTTTTAAAACTGCTGCCATCCACCAAAAGGGCGCTGGAAGCGAACCAGCTGTTTAGTTACCAATATGCCCGAATGCAACAGATGGACGCCGCTGAACTGGCTTTGTATTGCCCTGACTTATTGAGCTTACCGGATGAAACTGCCAATAAAAGCCTGTTACAACTCAGTTGTGCGCAGTTTTGGCTGTCGTCTTCCCACTTAACCAACACAGAGCTGCAACAAGCCACCACCTTATACAATCAAAGTCTGACTCACTTTTTGCAGTTGATGCTACCTAAACAAAAATACCGTCATCCTGCGCTTCGCATCGTGCTGGAGCCGCCTTTGGATGAAACAGGCTTGCCCTTTGAAAACTTTGTACTGGCCAGTGATTTTCAAGCCATTAAAAGTCATCACCAAAAAATAAAAGGCACAGGCTTAGGTGTCAGTCTGGTGGCTGCGCGGGAAAACACCGGCACAGGCTGGGATAAAAACTACCCGCCAGAAGGCATTTTCCGCTCTGTCACTGTTAGTCTTAAAGAGCTGAAGTTTAATAAAGACCTGCAAATTCAGCTGACCTTGCAAGGGCATCTGATGCAAGAGGCGACAGAGCTGAGGTTTACATCAGCCTCTTATCCACTGCTGTATGACGCGGCCAGCAGCTATTTATGGCTGATACAGCAGGCGAAGCTGGCCGATTTAGAGCTGCCAGGCTTATTTAATGCGGAACTGGCTGACAATAAGTTAGGCATTTACAGCGTCACTCCACTGCAAAAAAATAAACAACCGCTGTTAATGATCCATGGTTTAAATTCCAGCCCTTTGATCTGGTATGAACTCACCATGGCGGTATTGCAGGATGAAGAGCTCAAACAGCGTTATCAGATTTGGCATGCTTTTTACCCGTCAGGGCCGCCGCCCTTTTACAATTCGATGCGATTACGTAAAAAACTGGATGAGTTGCATAGCATGCTCAACGCCAAAGGTGACTCAGAGGTACTGGATCAGATGCTGGTGGTTGGCCATAGCATGGGCGGTATTATCAGTAAAACGCTGGTCCAGAATACAGACTTTGTCCTCTGGGATTTAAGTTTTACAGAACGCCCGGAACAACTGGGATATGCACAGCAGGAAATGGAAAAGGTAAAAGATATTTTTATTTTTAACACCAGACCTTATATCGATAAAGTGGTGTTTATGGATACTCCCCATGGCGGCTCTGAATCCTCTGAATCTATTCTCGCCAAGATCGCCAGTTGGTTTATTAACCTGCCCAAAAATTTCACCCTGCTGATGAGTAACTTTATCCTGAAACTGGGGCCGGATAAGATCACCTTGCCGATGCGGGAATACCTCAATGGCGGTGGAGGCCCGCATTCTGTGCAGGTGTTATCACCACGGCATCCATTGCTACAAGGCTTAAACAGGCTTACTTATCAACGCCCGGTCTATTCCATTGTCGGCAGCGATGGGCCTTTATCCTGTCAAGACGAAAGAAGCTGCAGTCAAATCAGCGACGGTGTCGTACCCTTTTTCAGCGCCCATCAAAACAAAGCTGTGCAGGAAATTATTGTGTCGTCGCGCCACAACTCTTATCAATCACCACAAGCTTTAGAATTTTTACTGCAGGTCCTCAGACAACCTGCAGGCGAGGCCAAAATCCTGCCGCTGTCGCCTGACAAGCCTGACGATTAA
- a CDS encoding DEAD/DEAH box helicase: MSFSALGLNPALVEAVHQAGYTQPTPIQQQAIPAVLQRRDLLAAAQTGTGKTASFVLPILQILSAQPIQKPRPVKALILTPTRELAAQIEEQIQKYGKELSPKLKHHVVFGGVSINPQMMALRGGVDILTATPGRLLDLLSQNALKLDQVQMLVLDEADRMLDMGFIRDLKKILALLPKVRQNLLFSATFSDEIKSLTKGLLQNPLMIQVTPENTTVEKIEQQVYLLNKGQKTAALCELITENNWQQVLVFMPTKHEANRLSEQLTYAGIPSAALHGNKSQNARTKALADFKANELRVLVATDVAARGIDISQLPYVVNFALPRSPADYVHRIGRTGRAGKSGLAVSFVAPDEIPQLKLVERLIGIKLPSQTMNPNPLPEAMVAIAKAPRPPRPVRKPQADSAKPKADGNKPKANAGQKPAQHQGQKPPRRFEAPKTPGIQTQAAGHMATPAAEHNSGNGQRRRFKPKPKATA, translated from the coding sequence ATGTCATTTTCTGCTTTGGGTTTAAACCCTGCTTTGGTTGAGGCCGTACATCAGGCCGGTTATACCCAACCAACCCCTATTCAACAACAGGCCATTCCTGCTGTATTGCAGCGTCGTGACTTGTTAGCAGCCGCTCAAACCGGCACAGGCAAAACTGCCAGCTTTGTCTTACCTATACTGCAAATTTTATCAGCACAACCAATTCAGAAACCTCGTCCGGTCAAAGCGCTGATTTTAACGCCGACCCGTGAACTGGCGGCGCAGATTGAAGAACAAATTCAGAAATACGGTAAAGAGTTAAGCCCAAAACTAAAACACCATGTCGTCTTTGGTGGCGTGAGTATTAACCCACAAATGATGGCTTTACGTGGTGGTGTGGATATTTTAACTGCCACTCCTGGCCGTTTATTGGATTTATTAAGCCAAAATGCGCTGAAGCTGGATCAGGTGCAAATGCTGGTTCTGGATGAAGCCGACCGCATGTTGGACATGGGCTTTATCCGCGATTTGAAAAAAATTCTGGCGCTGCTGCCTAAAGTCCGGCAAAACCTGCTGTTTTCAGCAACCTTCAGCGATGAAATTAAATCTCTGACTAAAGGTTTGTTGCAAAACCCACTGATGATCCAGGTCACACCGGAAAATACCACAGTCGAAAAAATTGAGCAGCAAGTCTACCTGCTGAACAAAGGCCAGAAAACGGCTGCTTTGTGTGAACTGATCACCGAAAACAACTGGCAACAAGTGTTGGTTTTTATGCCAACCAAACACGAAGCCAACCGTTTAAGTGAACAGCTGACCTATGCTGGTATTCCGTCAGCCGCTTTGCATGGCAATAAAAGTCAGAATGCCCGGACTAAAGCTTTAGCCGATTTTAAAGCCAATGAGTTACGGGTGTTAGTGGCAACCGACGTGGCCGCCCGGGGCATAGATATATCCCAGCTGCCTTATGTAGTGAACTTTGCATTGCCACGCTCTCCTGCGGATTACGTGCACCGTATAGGCCGTACCGGCCGTGCCGGTAAATCTGGTTTAGCCGTATCTTTTGTCGCTCCTGATGAAATACCGCAACTGAAATTGGTGGAGCGTTTAATTGGTATTAAACTGCCAAGTCAGACTATGAATCCAAACCCTTTGCCTGAGGCTATGGTGGCTATAGCCAAAGCTCCTCGCCCGCCCCGCCCTGTGCGTAAGCCGCAAGCGGACAGTGCTAAGCCAAAAGCTGACGGCAATAAACCTAAAGCCAATGCAGGACAAAAACCAGCCCAACATCAGGGGCAAAAGCCGCCACGGCGTTTTGAAGCGCCAAAAACTCCTGGTATTCAAACGCAGGCTGCAGGTCATATGGCCACTCCGGCTGCTGAACATAACAGCGGCAATGGCCAGCGCCGTCGTTTTAAACCTAAGCCTAAAGCGACGGCTTAA